CGGAGCCCGTCCCTTGCGTCGAGCGGTGATGCGTCTGCTTGAAGACAGCCTTGCTGAAGAAGTCCTTTCCGGTCGCATCAAAGATGGTGATTCCGCTGAAGTGGACGTGGAAGATGGCAAGGTGGTGGTGAAGCATCTCACCGCTGTACCCAGCGAAACACCTGCTCTCGCTGGTGCCGGTCTCTGACCTGGATGATCCAATCAGCCTCCAGCAAAACCCCAATCTCAGTTCATTCCATCGCTCCTGCCCAGGTCATACGTGGGTCTGGAGCCTGGGATGAGGCTCAGAAGCCAATTTCAAAGCTCTTCAGCAACCCTCTGCTGCTCGGCAGAAGTGAGTCCACGCAGTCGATTCGATCCCGTCTCTGTCGTGAACTCAACCAAAGCGGTCTACGGGTATTTCAGCAGAATCTCGAACATGATTGCTGTGAGCTGGATCTTCAGCGGATTCAAAACGATTTCATCAGGCAGTCCTGCGATGGAGTGATTGCGGCAGGGGGCGGCAAGGTCCTCGACAGTGGCAAGCTTCTGGCGGACAGGCTTGATGTCCCCTGTGTCACGGTTCCACTGAGTGCCGCAACCTGCGCCGGCTGGACCGCCCTCTCGAATCTGTACAGCCCTGATGGTGCCTTTGAATGTGATCAAGGCCTCAAGCGCTGCCCAGATCTGTTGGTTTTTGATCATGACTTACTGCTGAAGGCGCCTTCACGCACCCTGGCCAGCGGGATCGCCGACGCGCTTGCCAAGTGGTACGAAGCCTCCGTCAGTAGCGGGTCCAGCCATGACGGGGTCATTCAGCAGGCCGTGCAAATGGCCAGAGTGCTGCGAGACCAGCTGCTGATCGACAGCATCGAGGCCCTCCAGGAACCTGGAGGGGAAGCCTGGAGGCGGGTTGTCGACGCCTGTGGACTCACTGCGGGAGTTATTGGTGGTCTCGGTGGAGCTCGCTGTCGAACGGTCGCCGCTCACGCAGTTCATAACGGCCTGACTCAACTGGAAGCGTGTCATTCCGTTCTGCATGGCGAGAAAGTGGGGTTTGGCATCCTTGTGCAGCTGCGACTGGAAGAGCGCCTCGGCGGCAACCGTTTGGCTGCGCAGGCCCATGTCCAGCTGTTGCATCTCTTACGCGAACTGGGTCTGCCGGTCTGCCTGGATGACCTGGGGCTAGGTCATGCCAGCCTCAATCAACTGCAGCAGGTCTGCCAGTTCGCCTGCAGAGAGGGATCTGATCTGCATCATCTCCCCTTCGAAGTCACTCCAGTTGCCTTGATGGAAGCTCTTGTGGGAGCTGCTGAAACGAGCCCAGTGGTGCCTTGAAAGCACTGTTGAATTCCATCAAAGGCGAACTGCTGGATCCAAAAGCCCGCACTCTGGCTGAGCATCTCGAGTGGTGGGATCTGCCCGAACTCAGCATTGACGCCTCGTTTCCTGTTGCTGTTGTCGGGCAAGGGCCTCCTCTTTTGCTGCTTCATGGCTTCGACAGCAGTTTCCTGGAATATCGCCGTCTGGCCCCGTTGTTGAGCCAACACTTCCAACTGTTTATTCCCGATCTGTTCGGCTTTGGCTTCTCACCGAGACCCGTTGATGCGATCTATGGGCCCGAAAAGGTACTGAGTCATCTGGATGCGGTGCTTGAACACCTCCCGAAAGGATCCCAGTGCGGCTTGATCGGAGCGTCCATGGGAGGGTCCGTAGCCGTCGAAATGGCACGACGTCAGCCCCATCGGATCGAGGCATTGATGCTGCTCGCTCCGGCAGGACTCACTGGGAGACCGATGCCTGTCCCCCCTGTGTTGGATCGCTTTGGCGCCTGGTTCCTCAGTCGCCCGGGAGTGCGTCGAGGCCTTTGTCGACAGGCCTTTGCCGATCCCGACGCCAACGTCGGTGCCGCGGAAGAGCAGATTGCCTCACTGCATCTGCAGTGCCCGGGATGGGCCGAAGCCCTCGCAGCTTTTGCCCGTAGTGGAGGTTTTGCAGGTTGCGGCACACCGCTTCCCAATCAGCCTCTGCACGTGATCTGGGGAGACAATGACAGGATCCTCAGAGCTCCACAGAAAAAAGCAGCAGCTCTGATTCTCAACGACAGGATTGAACAGTTCGAGGATTGCGGACATCTTCCCCACATCGATCAGCCCGATCGGGTTGCCGAACGCTGTCTCAACTGGTTCCAATCCACCCTTTCCAACAGTCGTCCATCAGACCTCATCGGATGATGGGGCCCTGATCCGCCATCGTGGTGCTCAGCTTCCATGCCCCAGACCAGCTCCGGCCCCGTTCTGCAGATCCTGGCCAGTGGTCTTCAACGCTGGATCCGCAGCCAGTGCGACTCGGTTGACGAGTTGAACCTGGCCCTTCAAGGGTCCGCCATCGAGCTGCTGAGAGGACGTTTGAAAGGTGTCTCGCTCGAGGCTCGCAGGGTGAGTTTCGATCAGCTGCCGCTGATGCGCGTCGAGTTGCAATCCGGAGCACTGAAGACCGTCTTTCGTCCTGGTCAACCCAACCAGCCGGTGCAGCTCAAAGATCCCTTCAGCATCGAAGGAGAGGTGGTGCTGGGCGGCACTGATCTGAACAAGGCTCTGGCGACCGATCGCTGGCGATGGTTGGCGGATCTACTGGCTGAACAGCTGATGGGCCTTACGCCACTGAGGTCGCTGGCGATCGACAACGATCGCCTGGTGCTGACAGCGGATGTGATCACCGGCAAAGACCCTGTGCAGCGCAGCTTTTCACTCAGTGCGGATCGGGGAACCATCAGGCTCAACCATTGCGATGCTGAAGGACAATTTTTTCTGCCGATGGATGAGTCCATCACGATCGATGATGCCCGTTTGCAGGGCGGCCAGCTGGTGATCAAGGGCAATGCCACGGTTCATCCCTAAACGGTTAATCCCTGAACGGTTCATAACCAAACGGTTCATCCCTGCAGGGGCACCCCTCAAGGGTCAACCCCTAGCCATCACTGGCATCACCAGGGTCACGACATAAAAGACCACGGCTGGTGTGAACAGATAGCTGTCGATCCGATCCAGGATTCCGCCATGGCCAGGCAGGGCATCACCGGAATCCTTGACGCCTGCATCTCGCTTCATCATCGATTCAGTGAGATCACCCACCAGAGCGAAGAGAGCTACAAGCGCACCAAGACAACCACCGGTAAAAGGTCCATAGGGCCACTCCAGCAGTGCACCTCCAAGTGCACCAAGCAGCAGCGCCGAAGCCAGTCCGCCGTAAGCACCTTCAATGGTTTTGGCAGGGGAGATCGGAGAAAGAGGGTGCCGACCGAAGCGGCGACCGATGACGTAAGAGCCGATGTCACTCGCCACCACCAACAGGCAGGCCATCAGGGTGATCAGCAGGCCGGAGCTGACCCAGTCCCATGGAATGTGGTCGACCAGGGGCGCGATGTCCACAGCCTGGAGGTTGCGAAGGCGCAGCCAATGACTGGGTAGAAACCCCAGATAAAAGAGACCGAAGATCGAGGCGGCAATGTCCGCAATCGAACCGGTGATCGGCTGCAACAGCAACCAGCCGCAGATTGCAGCACCGGAAAGAGGCAAAACCGCATCGGCGAGAGAGGAGGCGATGCCTCCGTGAACAGACCACTGGGTACTGATCAGCAGGAGCTGGCAAGCCACGAGTGTGGTTTTGGTGGCTGGACGCATGCCTTTGAACTGGGCCATGCGGAAGAACTCCAGCAAACCCAGATGCACAATCACACCCAGGGCAATCGTGAACCACCAACCTCCCAGACCCACTACCACTAACCCGAACAGCCCCACCAGCAACCCGCTGACCAGGCGTTTGTGATCGGCAGCTCGCCGCGTGCTTTGGGCCTTCCCGGTTGTGGCGTCTGAAATCACCTGTCAGATCCCAGGGCCCTTCAGGCCAGAACCTTCACCATACCGGGCACTTGATCGGGCCATCGCTGATGCTGAGACTGGAGCCAATGGCAGCGATCTGCAGAGATTCTCTCTCCCGGTACGAGCAGAGGAACACCCGGTGGATAAGGGCAGATCAACTCAGCTGCAATCTGATCAGCACACTCAGCCAATCGACGCCTGCAATGGGGATGACGTTGTGCTTGATCAGGAGTGAGTTCGGGAATCGAGGGGCCTTGAAATGGCGGCTCCGGAATGACAGGCAGCGGCATTCCATCACCTTCACGGGCTAAGGCCTGCCAGATCATCGCCAGGCGCTTCGCCAATCCCCGATGCTTGGCGAAGCCCAGACAGACGGTGAGACAAAGCGGCTCAGGCAACTCAGCGATCACACCCCGACGCATACAAAAGTCATCCGCATCCAGACCGCTGACACCGATCTCTGCCGTTGCAAGAATCAGTCGCAGCGGGTCATCACCGGGGTGGAGCATCACTCCCCGCTCGCGAAGACCATCGATCAGGTTGATGGCTTCGTCCCGTCGAGCCTCAAACCACGAAGTCCAACTGCTGGACTGCAACCAATCAAGGGTTGTCTCACATGAGGCCAGCAGCAGAGCACTGGGGCTCGTGGTCTGCAGTCTGGTCAGAGAACGTTGCAGCCGTTCGTGCTCCACCCGTTCGGATCGGTGCCACAGCACCGCTGTCTGTGCCAGTCCAGGCGCTGATTTATGCAGGGAATGCACAACCAGATCGGCTCCTGCGGCAAGAGCGGACACAGAACAACCCTCACCTGAGGCAAAAGCCAGATGCGTGCCATGGGCTTCATCCACCATCACCGGCAACCCCTTGGCATGGAGCAGCTCGATCAGCTCGCGGATCTCAGCGCAATAGCCGTGATAGGTGGGATGAACAAGAACAGCACCGGAAATACGACGACCTGGATCAGGCCAGGGGTCCAGGCTCTGCCGCAGACCTTCAACGGTCATTGCACCGGCGTGGCCGCGATCGGAGAAAAACGGCACTGGAAGAAACACCGGCATCACGCCGCCCAGCTCACAGGCAGCGATCAGAGAGCGATGGGCATTGCGAGGCAGCAGCACAGCCTCTCCGGGTTGCGCCATCGCCAGCAGGCCGGCCTGGAGCAGCCCCGTGGCACCGTTCACGCCAAACCAGCAGTGATCAACACCCATCACTTCAGCCAGCCGCGCCTGACTGCTCGCCACAGCGCCCTGCGCTTCGAGCGGACCACCGATCTCCGGCAACTCGGGCAGGTCCCAGCTACCCGGTGACTGACGCAGCAACCGCTGCAGACGCGGTGGCAGGGCTGCACCACGTCCATGCACCGGCAGATGCAAAGCCAGCCGTCGATCAGGTCGCAGAAGCTCTAGAAGCGACGGCATGAGCGCAAGCAACAGACGACAGAGAGCGGCATAACCGGCCCTGTCATTTCAGATGGACTTCCCTGATCCAGCATGGCAATCCCTGCCGCTGCTGGCGGTTCTGATCGGTCAGCTCTCCGCAACACGGAGGCATCGTGAAGCCTTGAGAACTCTCTAAGATCAAAAATCCCTAGCGCTGCTGGGCGTGGATTCGCTTCGCTACAACCCGGGCCGAGATGTCCGATGGCTCTTGATGCGCCCATGGATCGGCATACCGCGCTTGATCCAGATCTCCTGGGCTCTGCTTGGACTGGTCTTGAGCTTGCTGCTGAGGGGCAGTAGCAAAGATCCACGTGTTCAGCGCAATCTGGCTCGCACACTGTTGCGCACCCTGACCAACCTCGGTCCCTGCTTCATCAAGGTTGGGCAAGCCCTTTCG
Above is a window of Synechococcus sp. BIOS-E4-1 DNA encoding:
- a CDS encoding iron-containing alcohol dehydrogenase family protein, whose protein sequence is MIQSASSKTPISVHSIAPAQVIRGSGAWDEAQKPISKLFSNPLLLGRSESTQSIRSRLCRELNQSGLRVFQQNLEHDCCELDLQRIQNDFIRQSCDGVIAAGGGKVLDSGKLLADRLDVPCVTVPLSAATCAGWTALSNLYSPDGAFECDQGLKRCPDLLVFDHDLLLKAPSRTLASGIADALAKWYEASVSSGSSHDGVIQQAVQMARVLRDQLLIDSIEALQEPGGEAWRRVVDACGLTAGVIGGLGGARCRTVAAHAVHNGLTQLEACHSVLHGEKVGFGILVQLRLEERLGGNRLAAQAHVQLLHLLRELGLPVCLDDLGLGHASLNQLQQVCQFACREGSDLHHLPFEVTPVALMEALVGAAETSPVVP
- a CDS encoding alpha/beta fold hydrolase, which encodes MKALLNSIKGELLDPKARTLAEHLEWWDLPELSIDASFPVAVVGQGPPLLLLHGFDSSFLEYRRLAPLLSQHFQLFIPDLFGFGFSPRPVDAIYGPEKVLSHLDAVLEHLPKGSQCGLIGASMGGSVAVEMARRQPHRIEALMLLAPAGLTGRPMPVPPVLDRFGAWFLSRPGVRRGLCRQAFADPDANVGAAEEQIASLHLQCPGWAEALAAFARSGGFAGCGTPLPNQPLHVIWGDNDRILRAPQKKAAALILNDRIEQFEDCGHLPHIDQPDRVAERCLNWFQSTLSNSRPSDLIG
- a CDS encoding DUF2993 domain-containing protein, whose protein sequence is MPQTSSGPVLQILASGLQRWIRSQCDSVDELNLALQGSAIELLRGRLKGVSLEARRVSFDQLPLMRVELQSGALKTVFRPGQPNQPVQLKDPFSIEGEVVLGGTDLNKALATDRWRWLADLLAEQLMGLTPLRSLAIDNDRLVLTADVITGKDPVQRSFSLSADRGTIRLNHCDAEGQFFLPMDESITIDDARLQGGQLVIKGNATVHP
- a CDS encoding phosphatidate cytidylyltransferase, producing the protein MISDATTGKAQSTRRAADHKRLVSGLLVGLFGLVVVGLGGWWFTIALGVIVHLGLLEFFRMAQFKGMRPATKTTLVACQLLLISTQWSVHGGIASSLADAVLPLSGAAICGWLLLQPITGSIADIAASIFGLFYLGFLPSHWLRLRNLQAVDIAPLVDHIPWDWVSSGLLITLMACLLVVASDIGSYVIGRRFGRHPLSPISPAKTIEGAYGGLASALLLGALGGALLEWPYGPFTGGCLGALVALFALVGDLTESMMKRDAGVKDSGDALPGHGGILDRIDSYLFTPAVVFYVVTLVMPVMARG
- a CDS encoding aminotransferase class I/II-fold pyridoxal phosphate-dependent enzyme, whose product is MPSLLELLRPDRRLALHLPVHGRGAALPPRLQRLLRQSPGSWDLPELPEIGGPLEAQGAVASSQARLAEVMGVDHCWFGVNGATGLLQAGLLAMAQPGEAVLLPRNAHRSLIAACELGGVMPVFLPVPFFSDRGHAGAMTVEGLRQSLDPWPDPGRRISGAVLVHPTYHGYCAEIRELIELLHAKGLPVMVDEAHGTHLAFASGEGCSVSALAAGADLVVHSLHKSAPGLAQTAVLWHRSERVEHERLQRSLTRLQTTSPSALLLASCETTLDWLQSSSWTSWFEARRDEAINLIDGLRERGVMLHPGDDPLRLILATAEIGVSGLDADDFCMRRGVIAELPEPLCLTVCLGFAKHRGLAKRLAMIWQALAREGDGMPLPVIPEPPFQGPSIPELTPDQAQRHPHCRRRLAECADQIAAELICPYPPGVPLLVPGERISADRCHWLQSQHQRWPDQVPGMVKVLA